A window from Fragaria vesca subsp. vesca linkage group LG5, FraVesHawaii_1.0, whole genome shotgun sequence encodes these proteins:
- the LOC101312442 gene encoding BTB/POZ domain-containing protein At1g67900-like: MKFMKLGSRPDTFYTSEAVRSVSSEVSSDLIIQVKGSRYLLHKFPLLSKCLRLQRLCSEYAESSQHQIIQLHDFPSGVEAFELCAKFCYGITITLSAHNIVAARCAAEYLQMTEDVEKGNLIYKLEVFFNSCILHGWRDSIATLQSTKAFPLWSEDLGITGRCIDAIASKVLTHPSKVSLSHSYSRRGRDDMSCNGAESLRHGKPGNKGWWAEDIAELGIDLFWRTMIGIKSGGRIPSNLIGDALKIYAAKWLPNISKNGYSKQAASTSDSDSDCGNDLTSKHRLILETIVSLVPAEKGATSSSFLLKLLKAANILNASSSSKMELAKRVGLQLEEATVGDLLIPSVPHEAKGTRYDVDIVMTILEQFKLQGQSPPTSPPRSKLGNFQRRRSRSAENIDFEFQESRRSSSASHSSKLKVAKLVDVYLQEVGRDVNLPLAKFIAIAEALPEFARLDHDDLYRAIDIYLKAHPDLNKSERKRLCRILDCKKLSMEACMHAAQNELLPLRVVVQVLFFEQARAAMAGGKVTDLPSNIRALLASHDIDPTRPPPPLSASSIIPADDQWSVSGLKSPKSKMSTLRMKLEEDDDLDDNGIGRSSRLKALCLLPTRPKRMLSKLWSNNRSSTTASEKN; the protein is encoded by the exons ATGAAGTTTATGAAACTTGGATCTAGGCCAGATACTTTCTACACTTCTGAGGCTGTAAG GTCAGTTTCCTCTGAAGTTTCAAGTGATCTTATAATTCAAGTGAAGGGAAGCAGATATTTGCTCCATAAG TTTCCACTCCTGTCAAAGTGTTTGAGGTTGCAGAGGCTCTGCTCTGAATATGCAGAAAGCTCACAACACCAGATAATCCAACTGCATGATTTTCCGAGTGGAGTTGAGGCATTCGAGCTCTGCGCAAAATTCTGCTATGGAATCACCATCACCCTCAGTGCTCACAACATTGTAGCTGCTCGCTGCGCCGCAGAGTACTTGCAGATGACTGAAGACGTTGAGAAGGGAAATTTGATATACAAGCTTGAGGTGTTCTTCAACTCTTGCATACTTCATGGCTGGAGGGACTCAATTGCCACTCTACAAAGCACCAAGGCCTTTCCTCTGTGGTCTGAGGACCTTGGAATCACAGGCAGATGTATAGACGCAATTGCTTCCAAAGTCCTAACACACCCTTCAAAGGTCAGCTTGTCACATAGCTACTCCCGGAGGGGCAGAGACGACATGTCGTGCAACGGTGCCGAGAGCCTGAGGCATGGCAAGCCTGGAAACAAGGGGTGGTGGGCTGAGGATATAGCAGAACTGGGAATAGACCTTTTCTGGAGGACCATGATTGGTATTAAATCTGGTGGAAGAATACCCTCTAATCTCATAGGTGATGCATTGAAAATATATGCAGCAAAATGGCTGCCCAACATATCAAAAAATGGGTACAGCAAACAAGCAGCATCGACATCTGATTCGGATTCAGACTGTGGGAATGATTTGACTTCAAAGCATAGGCTGATTTTGGAGACAATTGTTAGCTTAGTTCCAGCTGAGAAAGGTGCCACTTCTAGCAGTTTCTTGCTCAAACTGTTGAAAGCAGCCAATATTCTCAATGCTTCTTCCTCTTCCAAAATGGAATTGGCTAAAAGAGTTGGGCTTCAATTAGAGGAGGCAACAGTTGGTGACTTGCTAATACCATCTGTACCACATGAAGCTAAGGGTACTCGATATGATGTAGACATTGTTATGACCATCTTGGAGCAGTTCAAGTTACAAGGGCAGAGTCCCCCTACTAGTCCTCCAAGGTCCAAACTTGGTAATTTCCAAAGGAGAAGGTCGAGGTCAGCTGAGAACATTGATTTTGAGTTTCAGGAGAGCCGAAGATCATCTTCAGCATCACATAGCTCAAAGCTGAAAGTGGCAAAGCTTGTGGATGTGTATCTTCAGGAAGTTGGCAGGGATGTAAATTTGCCTCTGGCTAAGTTCATTGCAATTGCTGAGGCATTACCAGAATTTGCCAGGCTTGATCATGATGACCTTTACAGAGCTATTGACATTTACCTAAAG GCACATCCAGACCTGAACAAGAGTGAAAGGAAAAGGCTGTGTAGAATCCTAGACTGCAAAAAGCTTTCAATGGAGGCCTGCATGCATGCTGCACAAAATGAGCTACTTCCACTAAGAGTGGTGGTCCAAGTTCTCTTCTTTGAGCAAGCTAGGGCAGCCATGGCGGGCGGCAAAGTAACCGATTTGCCAAGCAACATAAGGGCTCTGCTTGCCTCACATGACATTGACCCAACACGACCTCCACCGCCCTTAAGTGCCTCTAGCATCATCCCTGCAGACGATCAATGGAGTGTCTCGGGCCTTAAATCACCCAAGTCGAAGATGTCAACGCTACGAATGAAGCTTGAGGAAGACGATGATCTTGATGACAATGGGATTGGGAGAAGCTCAAGGCTTAAGGCTCTCTGCTTACTGCCTACAAGACCCAAAAGAATGCTTAGCAAGTTGTGGTCCAACAACAGAAGTAGTACTACTGCAAGTGAAAAGAACTGA